The segment CGGCGCGCTGCCGCTCGTGCTCGGTTTCGTGCTCGTGCTCGCGCTGCCCGAATCGCCGCGTTATCTCGCGCGACGCCCCGCGCGCTGGCCGGAGCTCGGCGCGCTGCTCGCGCGGATGCAGCGGCCGGTCGCGCCGGGCACCGTGTTCACCGATACGAAAGACGCACGCGCGCCCGGCGGCCGCGGCGGCTTCGGCGCGCTGTTCGCGAGCGGCCAGGCGCGCGACACGATCGCGCTGTGGTGCGCGTTCTTCATGTGTCTGCTTGCTGTCTACGCGGCGTTCAGCTGGTTGCCGACGATGCTGGCCGCGAACGGGCTCAGCGTGTCGGTCGCGGGCGCTGGGCTCACCGCGTACAACCTCGGCGGCGTGATCGGCGCGCTGCTGTGCGCATGGGCGATCGCGCATGCCGGGTCGCGCTGGCCGCTCGCGCTGTGCAGCATCGGCGGCGCGGCGAGCGCGGTGTGGCTGATGGGCGTCGATGCGAGCCGGCACACGAGCTGGCTGATCGTCGGGCTCGGCCTGCACGGGCTGTTCGTCAACGCGGTGCAGTCGACGATGTATGCGCTGTGTGCGTACATCTACCCGACGGCCGTGCGCGCGACGGGCACCGCGAGCGCGCTTGCATTCGGCCGGCTCGGCGCGATCCTCAGCGCGTTCGCGGGCGCGATCGTGATCACGACGGGCGGCACGAGCGCGTACCTGACGATGCTGGCCGCCGCGATGGGCGTCGTGTGCATCGCGCTGCTGGCGGTGCGGCGGCACATTCCGCGGCTGTCGCGCGCGCAGTCGCTGCCGCGCGAAGGAGAGGAACTGGCCCGCACGTCGTCGTGACGTGCGGGCACATCACGTGCGTTACAGCGTGG is part of the Burkholderia pyrrocinia genome and harbors:
- a CDS encoding MFS transporter, with translation MSTRDGLQPPSVDIGTTLDDGPFTTMQRCVVLLAALAIVLDGFDGQLIGFAIPVLIREWGITRGAFAPAVAAGLIGMGIGSACAGLVADRFGRRQAVIGSVFLFGVATCAIGFAPDVAAIAMLRFCAGLGIGGALPTATTMTAEYTPARRRTMMVTATIVCVPLGGMLAGLFAHAVLPRYGWRGLFFAGGALPLVLGFVLVLALPESPRYLARRPARWPELGALLARMQRPVAPGTVFTDTKDARAPGGRGGFGALFASGQARDTIALWCAFFMCLLAVYAAFSWLPTMLAANGLSVSVAGAGLTAYNLGGVIGALLCAWAIAHAGSRWPLALCSIGGAASAVWLMGVDASRHTSWLIVGLGLHGLFVNAVQSTMYALCAYIYPTAVRATGTASALAFGRLGAILSAFAGAIVITTGGTSAYLTMLAAAMGVVCIALLAVRRHIPRLSRAQSLPREGEELARTSS